The following coding sequences lie in one Zingiber officinale cultivar Zhangliang chromosome 2B, Zo_v1.1, whole genome shotgun sequence genomic window:
- the LOC122048916 gene encoding subtilisin-like protease 4, translating into MTLTPWLLFLLLVVFSNPLVASPSSSASRYIIQVEEPTEPLSEGSLKRWHESFLPPAVEQSSVDRRLLHSYSDVFSGFAAMLTEEELQEIRKKNGFVRVFPDRVLHVMTTHTPDFLGLKVGSKGLWDDSKLGSGVIIGVLDTGVTPGHPSYDDDGVPPPPSTWKGSCDLETGCNNKLIGARSMITGWRHPIDEGGHGTHTSSTAGGNFVRNASYFGFAKGTAAGMAPRAHLAIYQVCGGDGSCNSADILAGLDVAVKDGVDILSLSLGGRSTPLDQDPIAIGSFAAARKGIFVSCAGGNDGPDYFTLSNEAPWMLTVAASSVDRSFRASVKLPSGKVIPGESLDQPSNFPESYLPLYYSTESPSCDMDPPNDSQRGSIWVCEVELGRLLRVAAFAKSRGARALISISSKTEGATISIRKMDFPGVVLTIQEGSDLISYLNSASNPSASIVFNGTVLGVSPAPVVAYFSSRGPSQATPGILKPDISGPGLDIFAAYIHSRDTPDQYYIISGTSMATPHLSGVAALLKAAHPTWSPAAIKSAIITTADADVFDELLEPALYFAKGAGHVNPNKAADPGLIYDITNDDYISYICGKFGEEGARNIARRVVDCSKSVTEEELNYPSILLAPKGGAEAKVTRTVTNVGPAKSSYTVSVSISKTAMSATVTPTKLTFTELNEQKSFTVSAKWGADGPPTSGNQLVEGKLTWTSDDGKYVVTSPFVVSALE; encoded by the coding sequence ATGACTCTTACCCCATGGCTACTCTTTCTTCTCCTTGTCGTCTTCTCCAATCCCTTGGtcgcctctccttcttcttctgcgAGCCGTTACATTATTCAAGTGGAAGAGCCAACTGAACCGCTGTCGGAAGGGAGCCTGAAGAGGTGGCACGAATCTTTCTTGCCGCCGGCCGTCGAGCAGTCTAGTGTCGATCGGCGGCTACTGCACTCGTACAGCGATGTATTCAGCGGGTTCGCCGCCATGCTGACGGAGGAAGAGCTACAGGAGATACGGAAGAAGAATGGCTTTGTGCGCGTGTTCCCCGACCGAGTGCTGCACGTAATGACCACCCACACGCCGGATTTCCTCGGGCTCAAGGTCGGGAGTAAGGGGCTCTGGGACGACTCGAAGCTCGGGAGCGGAGTCATCATTGGAGTTCTCGACACCGGCGTGACTCCCGGCCACCCTTCCTACGACGACGACGGGGTCCCGCCTCCACCCTCGACGTGGAAGGGATCTTGCGACCTCGAGACCGGTTGCAACAACAAGCTCATCGGAGCCAGGTCGATGATCACCGGTTGGCGTCACCCCATTGACGAGGGCGGCCACGGGACCCACACTTCCTCCACGGCTGGTGGTAACTTCGTCCGAAACGCGAGCTACTTCGGCTTCGCCAAAGGCACGGCCGCCGGAATGGCCCCTCGGGCTCACCTCGCCATCTACCAGGTCTGCGGCGGTGACGGCAGCTGCAATTCTGCCGATATCCTCGCCGGGTTGGACGTAGCTGTCAAGGATGGCGTCGACATCCTTTCTCTCTCGCTCGGTGGTCGTTCCACGCCTCTCGACCAAGATCCCATCGCCATCGGTTCATTCGCGGCGGCAAGGAAGGGCATCTTTGTCAGCTGTGCTGGCGGCAATGATGGACCTGACTACTTCACCCTCTCCAACGAGGCGCCATGGATGCTCACTGTTGCAGCTAGCAGCGTCGATCGAAGCTTCAGGGCCTCCGTGAAGCTTCCCAGTGGGAAGGTAATCCCCGGAGAGTCTCTCGACCAACCTAGCAACTTCCCTGAGAGCTATCTTCCCCTGTACTACTCCACCGAGTCCCCGTCCTGCGACATGGATCCTCCTAATGATAGCCAAAGGGGTAGCATCTGGGTATGCGAGGTCGAACTCGGCCGCCTTTTACGTGTAGCGGCGTTTGCCAAGTCCCGCGGAGCCAGGGCATTGATCTCCATTTCCTCAAAGACAGAGGGCGCTACCATCTCGATCAGGAAGATGGACTTTCCCGGAGTAGTGCTCACCATCCAAGAAGGTTCCGACCTCATATCGTATTTGAACTCTGCTTCTAACCCCTCCGCGTCGATCGTCTTCAATGGGACAGTTCTCGGCGTATCCCCTGCCCCCGTTGTGGCTTACTTCTCCTCCCGAGGGCCATCTCAAGCAACACCGGGAATCCTCAAGCCAGACATCTCCGGCCCTGGCCTTGACATCTTCGCAGCCTATATTCATTCCCGTGACACTCCGGATCAGTACTATATTATATCTGGCACGTCCATGGCGACGCCTCACCTCAGCGGTGTCGCCGCGCTCTTAAAGGCCGCACATCCTACTTGGTCGCCGGCAGCTATCAAGTCGGCAATCATCACCACGGCAGACGCCGACGTCTTTGATGAGTTACTTGAGCCGGCGCTCTATTTCGCCAAGGGCGCAGGACACGTCAACCCTAACAAAGCTGCCGATCCCGGTCTTATTTACGACATCACCAACGATGACTATATCTCCTACATCTGCGGTAAATTCGGCGAAGAAGGCGCAAGAAATATAGCGCGCAGAGTCGTGGACTGCTCGAAGAGCGTGACCGAAGAGGAGCTCAACTACCCATCGATTTTGCTAGCCCCCAAAGGCGGGGCGGAGGCTAAAGTGACCCGCACGGTCACGAACGTCGGACCAGCAAAATCGAGCTACACGGTGTCAGTGAGCATATCGAAGACTGCTATGTCGGCTACTGTCACCCCCACTAAATTGACGTTCACTGAGCTGAACGAGCAGAAGTCATTCACTGTGAGCGCAAAATGGGGTGCCGACGGACCTCCCACTTCCGGCAATCAATTAGTGGAGGGAAAGTTGACTTGGACCTCCGATGATGGTAAGTATGTGGTGACCAGCCCATTTGTCGTCTCCGCCCTGGAGTGA
- the LOC122048056 gene encoding subtilisin-like protease 4: MLTEEELQEIRKKNGFVRVFPDRVLHVMTTHTPDFLGLKVGSKGLWDDSNLGSGVIIGVLDTGVTPGHPSYDDEGVPPPPSTWKGSCDLETGCNNKLIGARSMITGWRHPIDEGGHGTHTSATAGGNFVRNASYFGFAKGTAAGMAPRAHLAIYQVCGGDGSCNSADILAGLDVAVKDGVDILSLSLGGRSTPLDQDPIAIGSFAAARKGIFVSCAGGNDGPDYFTLSNEAPWMLTVAASSVDRSFRASVKLPNGKVIPGESLDQPSNFPESYLPLYYSSESPSCAMDPPNDSQRGSIWVCEVELGHLLRVAAFAKSRGARALISISSKTEGATISIRKMDFPGVVLTIQEGSDLISYLNSASNPSASIVFNGTVLGVSPAPVVAYFSSRGPSQATPGILKPDISGPGLNIFAAYIHSSDTPDQYYIISGTSMATPHLSGVAALLKAAHPTWSPAAIKSAIITTADADVFDELLEPALYFAKGAGHVNPNKAANPGLIYDITDDDYISYICGKFGEEGARNIARRVVDCSKIVTEEELNYPSILLAPKGRTEAKVTRTVTNDGPAKSSYTVSVSISKTAVSTTVTPTKLTFTELNEQKSFTVSAKWGAGGPPTSGNQLVEGKLTWTSDDGKYVVTSPFVVSALE; the protein is encoded by the coding sequence ATGCTGACGGAGGAAGAGCTACAGGAGATACGGAAGAAGAATGGCTTTGTGCGCGTGTTCCCCGACCGAGTGCTGCACGTAATGACCACCCACACTCCGGATTTCCTCGGGCTCAAGGTCGGGAGTAAGGGGCTCTGGGACGACTCGAATCTCGGGAGCGGAGTCATCATTGGAGTTCTCGACACCGGCGTGACGCCCGGCCACCCTTCCTACGACGACGAGGGGGTCCCGCCTCCACCCTCGACGTGGAAGGGATCCTGCGACCTCGAGACCGGTTGCAACAACAAGCTCATCGGAGCCAGGTCGATGATCACCGGTTGGCGTCACCCCATTGACGAGGGCGGCCACGGGACCCACACTTCCGCCACGGCTGGTGGTAACTTCGTCCGAAACGCGAGCTACTTCGGCTTCGCCAAAGGCACGGCCGCCGGAATGGCCCCTCGGGCTCACCTCGCCATCTACCAGGTCTGCGGCGGTGACGGCAGCTGTAATTCTGCCGATATCCTCGCCGGGTTGGACGTAGCTGTCAAGGATGGCGTCGACATCCTTTCTCTCTCGCTCGGTGGCCGTTCTACGCCTCTCGACCAAGATCCCATCGCCATCGGTTCATTCGCGGCGGCAAGGAAGGGCATCTTTGTCAGCTGTGCTGGCGGCAATGATGGACCTGACTACTTCACCCTCTCCAACGAGGCGCCATGGATGCTCACTGTTGCAGCAAGCAGCGTCGATCGAAGCTTCAGGGCATCCGTGAAGCTTCCCAATGGGAAGGTAATCCCCGGAGAGTCTCTCGACCAACCTAGCAACTTCCCTGAGAGCTATCTTCCCCTATACTACTCCTCCGAGTCCCCGTCTTGCGCCATGGATCCTCCTAATGATAGCCAGAGGGGTAGCATCTGGGTATGCGAGGTCGAACTCGGCCACCTTTTACGTGTAGCGGCATTTGCCAAGTCCCGCGGAGCCAGGGCATTGATCTCCATTTCCTCAAAAACAGAGGGCGCTACCATCTCGATTAGGAAGATGGACTTTCCCGGAGTAGTGCTCACCATCCAAGAAGGTTCCGACCTCATATCGTATTTGAACTCTGCTTCTAACCCCTCTGCGTCGATCGTCTTCAACGGGACAGTTCTCGGCGTATCCCCCGCCCCCGTTGTGGCTTACTTCTCCTCCCGGGGGCCATCTCAAGCAACACCGGGAATCCTCAAGCCAGACATCTCCGGCCCTGGCCTTAACATCTTCGCAGCCTATATTCATTCCAGTGACACTCCGGATCAGTACTATATTATATCTGGCACGTCCATGGCGACGCCTCACCTCAGCGGTGTCGCCGCGCTCTTAAAGGCCGCACATCCTACTTGGTCGCCGGCAGCTATCAAGTCGGCAATCATCACCACGGCAGACGCCGACGTCTTTGATGAGTTACTTGAGCCGGCGCTCTATTTCGCCAAGGGCGCAGGACACGTTAACCCTAACAAAGCTGCCAATCCCGGTCTTATTTACGACATCACCGACGATGATTATATCTCCTACATCTGTGGCAAATTCGGCGAAGAAGGCGCAAGAAATATAGCGCGCAGAGTCGTGGACTGCTCGAAGATTGTGACCGAAGAGGAGCTCAACTACCCATCGATTTTGCTAGCCCCCAAAGGCAGGACGGAGGCTAAAGTGACCCGGACGGTCACGAACGACGGACCAGCAAAATCGAGCTACACGGTGTCAGTGAGCATATCGAAGACTGCTGTGTCGACTACTGTCACCCCCACTAAATTGACGTTCACTGAGCTAAACGAGCAGAAGTCATTCACTGTGAGCGCAAAATGGGGTGCCGGCGGACCTCCCACTTCCGGCAATCAATTAGTGGAGGGAAAGTTGACTTGGACCTCCGATGATGGTAAGTATGTGGTGACCAGCCCATTTGTCGTCTCCGCCCTGGAGTGA